The following proteins come from a genomic window of Liolophura sinensis isolate JHLJ2023 chromosome 13, CUHK_Ljap_v2, whole genome shotgun sequence:
- the LOC135481049 gene encoding uncharacterized protein LOC135481049: MAEIEIRPMRLDDEEAVRKLVCEEYMVREPLQRNLEMEPVRDGNAWFDMVFPACLKEGLSVVAVDSVFGDVVGFRCVMSVYKDNPQHFNFSKSDPNTRSLALTYEAVFGLYKDLDIFTRYGVDKYVNMTGLCVAQKYGRQGIAVKMVAMALDLSRKQNFRVATVETSSRYSARVFEKLGFEKLVEHPYDTMVLDGESMKMTDDMKYHYCFSLYVKEL; encoded by the coding sequence ATGGCGGAGATTGAGATTCGACCAATGAGGCTGGACGACGAGGAAGCGGTGAGAAAGCTGGTGTGTGAGGAGTACATGGTACGAGAACCTCTGCAGCGGAACCTGGAGATGGAGCCGGTTCGGGACGGAAACGCATGGTTCGACATGGTATTTCCGGCCTGTCTGAAGGAAGGGCTCTCAGTGGTTGCTGTGGATTCTGTCTTCGGAGATGTGGTCGGTTTTAGATGTGTGATGTCTGTTTACAAGGACAACCCGCAACACTTCAATTTTTCCAAATCCGACCCGAACACCCGAAGCTTGGCTCTGACCTATGAGGCTGTCTTTGGCCTTTATAAAGATTTAGATATTTTCACAAGATACGGTGTGGACAAATACGTGAATATGACAGGTCTGTGTGTGGCTCAGAAATACGGACGACAAGGAATTGCGGTCAAAATGGTGGCAATGGCCCTAGACCTGAGCCGAAAACAGAACTTCCGTGTGGCCACGGTGGAAACGAGTAGCCGATATTCCGCTCGGGTTTTTGAGAAGTTGGGATTTGAGAAATTGGTAGAGCATCCATATGACACAATGGTGCTGGATGGAGAATCCATGAAAATGACAGACGACATGAAATATCATTACTGTTTCTCGCTTTATGTAAAAGAGCTTTAG